From Bufo gargarizans isolate SCDJY-AF-19 chromosome 10, ASM1485885v1, whole genome shotgun sequence, the proteins below share one genomic window:
- the PDCD5 gene encoding programmed cell death protein 5, producing MADPELEAIRQQRLAELQGRRGDAGNEQTQQEAKQREEEMRNSILSQVLSQAARARLNNLALVKPEKAKAVENYLIQMAKYGQLGGKLSEQGLIEILEKVSQQTEKKTTVKFNRRKVMDSDEEDD from the exons ATGGCGGACCCGGAGCTGGAAGCTATAAGGCAGCAGCGGCTGGCAGAGCTGCAGGGAAGACGTGGG GATGCTGGGAATGAGCAGACACAGCAAGAAGCCAAACAAAG ggaggaggagatgaggaATAGCATCTTGTCGCAGGTCCTGAGCCAGGCTGCCCGGGCGAGGC TGAATAACTTGGCGCTAGTGAAGCCTGAAAAAGCCaaagctgtggaaaattaccttATACAGATGGCAAAATATGGGCAACTAGGTGGCAAG CTTTCTGAGCAAGGACTTATAGAGATTCTGGAGAAAGTGAGTCAGCAGACGGAAAAGAAGACAACTGTGAAG tttAACAGAAGGAAGGTGATGGACTCGGATGAGGAAGACGACTGA